Proteins from a single region of Neodiprion virginianus isolate iyNeoVirg1 chromosome 4, iyNeoVirg1.1, whole genome shotgun sequence:
- the LOC124303506 gene encoding phosphate carrier protein, mitochondrial produces the protein MTEGSGVATLQQTLAISEYLFYSLSTPGRGNIIVPEDKMWSSMMETVKKNPFGSPFITADCQAQREDGQALVKGRYIAAANTAEGDSCEFGSNKYFMLCGLGGILSCGLTHTMVTPLDLVKCRIQVDPAKYKSVFNGFKVTVKEGGVRALGTGWAPTFFGYSMQGMFKFGLYEVFKVYYSQLIGDELSYEYRTTLYLVSSASAEFFADIALAPMEAAKVRIQTMPGYAKTLREALPKMHADEGLGGFYKGLVPLWLRQIPYTMMKFACFERTVELLYKHVVPKPRADCTKGEQLVVTFAAGYIAGVFCAVVSHPADSVVSKLNQEKGATAGDVVRKLGFAGLWKGLAPRIVMIGTLTAAQWFIYDAVKVWLRMPRPPPPEMPESLKKKYGIA, from the exons ATGACAGAGGGCAGTGGAGTCGCGACACTGCAGCAGACGTTGGCGATTTCGGAGTAccttttttactctctttccACCCCAGGGAG AGGCAATATCATAGTTCCCGAAGACAAGATGTGGTCCTCGATGATGGAAACCGTCAAAAAGAATCCTTTCGGCTCTCCTTTCATCACAGCTGACTGCCAGGCTCAGCGCGAGGACGGCCAAGCCCTTGTCAAAGGCCGATACATCGCCGCCGCCAACACGGCAGAAGGCG ACAGCTGCGAATTCGGCTCCAACAAATACTTCATGCTATGCGGGCTTGGAGGCATCTTGTCCTGTGGTCTCACCCATACTATGGTTACCCCCCTTGATCTGGTCAAGTGCCGTATTCAAGTAGACCCTGCAAAATACAAGTCCGTCTTCAACGGATTCAAG GTTACTGTCAAAGAGGGTGGTGTCAGAGCCTTGGGAACAGGATGGGCTCCAACTTTCTTTGGATATTCCATGCAAGGAATGTTCAAGTTCGGTCTCTACGAAGTCTTCAAAGTTTACTATTCGCAACTAATTGGGGATGAACTTTCCTATGAATACAGAACAACACTATACCTCGTTTCATCTGCATCTGCAGAATTCTTCGCTGACATCGCTCTGGCTCCCATGGAAGCTGCCAAG GTCAGGATTCAAACGATGCCTGGTTACGCAAAAACCCTGCGTGAAGCGCTGCCCAAGATGCACGCTGACGAAGGTCTCGGAGGTTTCTACAAGGGTTTGGTGCCACTTTGGCTCCGCCAGATCCCCTACACCATGATGAAGTTTGCCTGTTTCGAACGTACCGTCGAATTATTGTACAAGCATGTCGTGCCCAAGCCGCGTGCTGACTGCACCAAGGGCGAACAGCTCGTTGTAACCTTCGCTGCTGGTTATATTGCTGGTGTGTTCTGCGCCGTTGTTTCTCACCCCGCTGACTCG GTTGTGTCCAAGTTGAACCAAGAGAAGGGAGCCACAGCCGGTGACGTTGTGAGGAAACTTGGTTTTGCTGGATTATGGAAGGGACTGGCACCCAGAATTGTCATGATCGGTACTTTGACGGCTGCCCAATGGTTTATCTATGATGCGGTCAAGGTATGGCTGCGCATGCCACGTCCACCACCACCAGAGATGCCAGAGTCGCTAAAGAAGAAGTATGGCATCGCTTAA